The Cervus canadensis isolate Bull #8, Minnesota chromosome 21, ASM1932006v1, whole genome shotgun sequence genomic interval GAAATACAGGCGCTGCCCAGGTCCTATGGGAAAATAGGAAGCAGAAGAATACCATAGTAGCGATAAGTAAGCCTAATGACCACAGCCCCTCGATTTGCTTTTAGTCTGTGCCAAGTCCTATTTGAGGGGCTTCACAAACGGGAGTTCTCGTCCTCCGAACCAGGGTGAAGAAGGTGCTGTTAACCTCAGGGCCTCCGATAGTATCTGTCACAAGGGTGCTTGGCAACTGggtttgaatgaataaatcaaatcagcccgttttacagatgaggagtaTGGGGTTTGGAGAGGGACTTTGATGGACATGTTCAGACATGTGACTGATGGAAGTTTATAGATTCTCTGTTTGGGATGGGCCTAGACTTGCCTGTCAtacagtcattttcttttttaaaaaaattaaaaaaagatttgtcTACAATGCATCTTAAtggcggcacatgggatcttagtttcagcacatgggatcttttagCTGGGGCtttcgaactcttagttgcagcatgtgggactagttccctgaccagggatagaacctgggccccctgcattggtaatgtggagtcttagccactggaccactagggaagtcctgatacAGTCATTTTCTGTCAGTAAAATGACTGCCAAGTTTGTGCAAGAAATAAACGTAcccttgttcatgggattttgcTGAGGGCATTGTGCCTCATCACTTGAACACATTTGGGAACAGTGAGGTTGGCAGGGGTTACtctacccattttatagatgggcaAACTGAGGTTCCCTCCCCTGAGCCCTATGTCTCCAGATCCAGCTATTCTTCAGGCTGGGGTGGATGAGAGTGAAGCAAAACAGCAAGAGGAGGCTCCAGGAATCTTTGATCTGAGCTCTCTGACTTTTTCGCTTCCTGGCTCCATGGCCTCATGTGGGGACAGGGAAAGGGGGACCTGGGGCCAGGTTGGGATGGGAGGATGCTGGCGAGTGGGCTTTACCAGCAGAAAAGCGTGGGGCACACGTGTGGCACACATGTAATTGATTTGTGTGGGATGTTTCTCTGTTGGCACAGGGGAAATTTGAGATTGTGAACATGGACATGAAGATGGGGTCAAGCCTGAAGATCAAGGGCAAGATCGCTGACGGTGCTAATGGGTGAGCCAGTGGGAGGGCAGGTGGGGCAGGACGGGGAGAGGGGGCCGGCCACAGACCTGGCATAGGCTGGGAAGGTGGGGGCAGGCAAGGCAGCCTTGTGAAATGTTGGGACAATGAGAGTGACCTCTGGCCAGGGGCCTCTTGTACATTCTCGCTCCTCTcacacccctccctcacccttgCTGGCCCCATTTGCATGCTTTCACATCTGAGGCCAGGTTTGGGGACCTGCAGAAGTCACATCAGACGCCATGTGCTCAATTCCTTGGCCCCAACAGACACGGAAGCAGCAAGTGAGAAATCCCTGAAGCGTTGCCCAGTCCTCCGTGAGTCAGATGCCTCTACTGAAGGCCCCAACCCCCCGGGGACACTACCCTCTTGATACTGCTGAAGGACCAGGGACTGGCCTTTCACATGTATTAAACCagggatagctcagttggtaaagaatccacctgcaaaaaaaaaaaaaagaatctacctgcgatgcaggagaccagggttcaatccctgggtcaggaagatcccctaaagaaggaaatggcaacccactccagtattcttgaccagGGAGCCTAgccggctacagttcatggtgtcccAAAAGTCAGACTTAGCGACTACAAAACCCACCAGGGGGCGCCAAGTGGTCTGGTGCGCATCCTCTCCATCAGAATCTGAGACCTTTCTCACCTCAGGGGTTACAGGTCAGCGGTCAGCATTTCTTGAAACTGATTTCAATCAGGTTTTGattggggaggggcaggcagaagCATCGGGTAGGAGCCAAGAGAAAAATCACCTCTTTCTCCTACTTGGGTCCCTCAAGGTTGCAGAAATGTGGGATACCTCTGACCTGAGTCCTCCCAATGGAGACACTCCATGACTCAGAAAGTCCCACTCTCAGGGACCATGAAGGTCTAACCAAGGCCCCTGTCGTGATGTTTCTAAAAGATCACACAGCTCCTAATTGCATACCTCTAATGACAGGGAGCTCACCACCTCAGGCATACAACTATTTTTGGCCAAACTTAATGGGTCTTCAGAAATAGTTAAGAACAGCAGTTTTTTCCAAGGATAGCCACCTTCACCTCCTGAAATGTCACGATTAGTTAACTCCTTGTCAGGAGCCTTGGTCTGTGTTCTAAATGGAACGTGATACTCTAGTGCCAGGTCCGATCAAATTGTTACCTCCCTTGTTTTAAGGCACAAACCTCAATTAACACCACCTTTGGTTATTCTACCAACTTTATGGTCAAGACACCGCCACCCAAGCTTTTATACCCAGGACTGGCCCCTTATTCTTACTTCTTCTTCTCTGGCAGCTTTGTGATTAATTTGGGCCAGGGGACAGATAAACTGAACCTGCATTTTAACCCACGCTTTGGTGAATCCACCATTGTCTGCAACTCACGTGATGGCAACAGCTGGGGGGCGGAGCAACGGGACAATCACATGTGCTTCAGCCCAGGGTCAGAAGTCAAGGTGAGGTCAAAGGGAAAAGGGGCCTGAAAACAGATCTCAAGGAGGGAGCACAGCTGGTGGGGGCACCCTGGCCTAGACACGTGCTGGGTCTGTTTGAGCCACCGGGCatggccccggccccggcccatTTCCAGggtgcctcctgcctccctgacGCCCTCCCTCCCACCGCAGCTCATCGTGACCTTCGAGAACAATGAATTCAAGGTGAAGCTGCCAGACGGGCACCAGTTGACCTTTCCCAACAGGCTGGGCCACAGCCACCTGAGCTACCTGGGTGTGCAGAACTTCATCGTCTCCTCCTTCAAGCTAGAGTGAGGGCAGCACCTCACCAGAATGCAAGACACCACCCCTGCAAGCAGATTCCTGACCGAGAGCTGTCTCGTCATGTGGAATCAGTGACCCTTGCGACCCACCTGCTCTTCCTAATCCTCCGCCCTCATCCCCCAACAAAAGAATCCACCTTTATAgtctttccaactgtggtgttttCCACTATCTTGATGTTCCTAGCGTCCCCTCGATAtggacgaggaaactgaggctgccCAGTGGGGGATGAGCTCCAAACACCTCTAAGCCACTGGTCCTGCCTGGTGGTCCCCTTTTGTCGCCAGGATAAGTGCCAAGTTGCTCTGTGGGATTACAGTTCCAGGCACCTGGGCCAGGGGCTGTTCCCGGAACTGCAGATAAGGGCTCCCACCTGGGCTTCTTATCGCAGGGCTATTCATTCCAGTCTGGTTACTCATTACCCCCTGCCTCGGGCCCTCCCCTCATTGGGGGCCCTGGTTGGgtggggcggggaagggggggAGTCCTTGGCTTTCCAAACTCAGTGCTAAAGGTACTCGAGCAGGTGGCGCGGACACTGTCATCCCAGGTCCTCAAGCATCTCGCGGGACACCTTTTATCAAAAAAAGCCTTTTTAATCAGGAcccagaggcaggtctggtgTGCACGGGAAGGTGGGACCCTCCCCCCTCCCAGTGAGGTCACACCTGACTTTTCTGAGGCTTTTGGGACATGGGGCTGGTGGTGGGAATGTTGCGGAGGCAGCCTTGGGGGCTCTCAGGCAGGAGGGACCCTGCTGGGGGCAACTCCAGGATGAGCTGGGGCCGAGGGTCCCTTTGGGAGAGGAGACAAAGGCACTATGTGgcaggctccccacccccacccagcaagGGCAGCTTTCCCAACACAAAGGCTGCACTGTGAGGCTGGGCCTTCCAGCGGGTCGGGGGCCTGGGGCGGAAGGTGGGCCCAGGGAATGGCTACTGGGTCCAGAGGTCCGGAGGTCCGGTGTGGCAGTGGAGGGAGGCGGAGTGGCCGAGCAGGGCCGAGGGGAACACCCAGGTCCCAGAACAAGCCTGGTCTCCCCTGGCCTCCCTCCCATGTCTGTCCAGCAGAGGTGTGGAGGGGTCTGTCATTGGCAAGACCCAGCcgccaggggctggggctgcaCCTGGGCTCCTCGCAGGCGGTGCCCGGAGGCTGGCCAGGGTTCTCAGCCCGTGCCCAGCCAATCACACCTTGACCTCGTCGTCTTCCTCAGCATCAGCAAACTCGAAGGTGTTGGCCTGCACTGTGCTGGGCACGGGGGTCCTGCTGCCTGCCTGGGATGCCCCCCACTCTTCGTCCAGGCTCCCCCAGGAGGCCCGAACCTGGGACAACGCCCCCACCCCCTCGCCCCGAGCATCCACCTCAGTGTAGTGGCGGCAGCTTTGGCTGCCACCCGAGACAGCTCCCCAGTGCCTGCCGGGGCCCTCACCAGCAGGCACACGGGGGCCCTCTCCCACTGCACTGGCCCTTGCCTCGGCCACTGGGCCCAACCTGGTGGTTACCCCATTGGGGCAGCGTCCACGAGGTGAGGGGCTTGAGGCAGGGGCCGGGGGGTTTGCAACAGAGGCTGGGGGACTTGCAGCAGGAGCCGGGGCTGGGGTCTCCGCTGCAGAGCCTTCTGAGAGGCTCATGGCCCCCAGGAGCTCAGTGAGGAGGGAGGGCCCAAGGTCGAGGTCCAGGCGGAAGGACAGGAGGGAGTCAGAGCGTCGAAGCTCAGGCTCAGCGGGGAAGGAGCTATCACGGTCTCGGTCACGAGGCTTTTCTGGGCGAGGCAGGCGGGAGATGGTGCAGAACCCGGAGTCCACTCCTAGAAGAGAAATAGGGACGAGGATCAAAGCTGGGGGCCCTAACCAGGAATTGCGGAAGGCAGAGCCAGGACCAACACCTGCTTGTTATGTGGCCTTTAGCAAGCCACCCCCCGATCTGACTGCAGCTTCCTCCATCTTTCCAATACAGTGAACCCCATAGTCTCTTGTGTGATCTTCCTGTCAACCCTGGAAATGGACATAATCTTCATCCCATTTCgcagatgaagaaagtgaggctcagTTTGGGACGAGGGGAAAGGCTCGCCCAGGGCCACAAAGTCTGAAGGGCTGGAGCTGAGCCTGGAGCTCAAACCTCCTGACTCTCAGGCCCAACACTGAACTTGAATGACCCCTGGTCCCCTGCCATGAACCCATAGCACATGCACTGGTTTGTGGGCACAGGATAGAACCAGCAGCCGGTTTGACGACATAGAAATCAAGACCCAAAGGACAGGCAAATGCCCTCTAAACACCCTCTGTCCCTGACCTTGGCTCCAGGACTTCCAGGCCTAGGATACAGCGGTGGGACCGCGGACCAGCCCTCAGTGGGATTCTGAGCGTCACCCCTGGACAGGGAGCACCAGAGGGGCTGGGCAAAGCTGCAGGGCAGGGAATGGTCACCAGGTGGCAGCGGGGGCCCCAGTTCTCAAGTGAGCTGTCCAGGAGGAGCCCAGGTgacacccacccctccccacgcTGGCAGGAAGGGCCTCTGGCTTCTGTCCACGTGagtggttttccaaatttgtcaaGTTATAGGAACCTCTGTTCAAATAACAGCAGAGCAACAGCTCCCGTGtcctgagcacctactgcatgcAATGCTAGATTCTAGGCCACAATCGAATATGTGTTATCATTTCACTCAACCTTAGCAGTGACCCTAAGGGCCCATTATATAGGCCAGGACTTGACTTCACAGAGGTCAATTTGCTTACTGAGAATcaggcagaaccaggatttgaatccagggcCCTGGCTCTCCACCTCTCCACTGTACTGTTCTGACACAAGGGAGCTGCTTCCATTGAAGCAGGCAAAGGAGAGGGGTAGGAGGATGGTAGGGTGGCTTAGCCGAGGGCCCAGAGAAGGGGAGGCGGCTTAGGGGCAAGGCAGAATTCAAACCCTACCTCCTCACCTCTCAACCTCAGTGTTTTGGGGAGTGAACTGGTTCCTGCCCTGTGACCCGCCCTCGCCATCCAAGATCTGGGGTTTGGGTCTGACTTGCATGGAGACCAAACGACTGCGGGGAAAAGAGCTCACTTGGAGGGTTGGCTGAACCATCAAACCCGCTGCACCTCAGCCCCTGAAAAATGAGCAGACAGCCCAGGCCCTCACCGTAAGCAGAGTGGCCGTCCGTGGAGCTGCCAGGGCTGCGGTCAAAGCTGAGCTTGCCCACCACGAGGCTGTCATAGGCCGCCTGGTTGAGCTGAGGCAGGGAGATGGCGTTCTTGATGATGGGGGAGATGGCCGGGGGAGCAGGTGAGGGTGCGGGCGGAGAAGCCATCCTCCGGGGCGGGGCCCCCACCCTCCGCACCAGCTGCAGCTTCTTGGCCAGGAAGCCCCGGGGCGAGCGGTGGGCGGTCCCTAAGCCGCCACCATGGTTGCTGAGGAAGGAGGTGTCACCGAAGACGTCCCCGCCGCGGCCCACATGCATGGTGTGGCGGAAATCCCCAAGTGGGGGGCTGATCATGTCTGCGGTCAGCCGCTTCTTCCCCTGCGAGCTGGACACCCAGCCCACGGGTGAGAGCTTGCCCAGGTTCATGGCCGGGGCTCCTCCGGCCCCCTGGGGGCCCGGCATCGGCTCTGGCTGCTCACAGCTGCTGGTACATGCCCACCGGGGCCTGGGGAGGGCGCTGGGCTAGGTGAAGGGTCCACTTCTCAGCTCCCTCCTTCTTGGTGGGAGAGGGTGGACGGAGGCTGCCCCTCTGTGCTAAGGTGCTGCCCTCACATGCTGAGGCTGTGGGAGGTCCATGGCTTGTCTGCCCCGAGGCCTGGCTCCCAGTCCCGTGGAAGGAGCTGCAGATGTTCTGACCAAGGACGTAGATGGCACCAAATGTGCCTCAGACGTGGACAGTCCTTCTCCTGCCCAGGAGTGGAGACCTAAGAGAAAGAAGGTAGTGGAGGGCCTCGGGGCATCTTGGTCCAAATAATAACAGCTAAAGAGAATACATAATGAGGATCATGGAGAAAATGCTG includes:
- the LGALS2 gene encoding galectin-2 isoform X2, encoding MSGKFEIVNMDMKMGSSLKIKGKIADGANGFVINLGQGTDKLNLHFNPRFGESTIVCNSRDGNSWGAEQRDNHMCFSPGSEVKLIVTFENNEFKVKLPDGHQLTFPNRLGHSHLSYLGVQNFIVSSFKLE
- the CDC42EP1 gene encoding cdc42 effector protein 1, whose protein sequence is MPGPQGAGGAPAMNLGKLSPVGWVSSSQGKKRLTADMISPPLGDFRHTMHVGRGGDVFGDTSFLSNHGGGLGTAHRSPRGFLAKKLQLVRRVGAPPRRMASPPAPSPAPPAISPIIKNAISLPQLNQAAYDSLVVGKLSFDRSPGSSTDGHSAYGVDSGFCTISRLPRPEKPRDRDRDSSFPAEPELRRSDSLLSFRLDLDLGPSLLTELLGAMSLSEGSAAETPAPAPAASPPASVANPPAPASSPSPRGRCPNGVTTRLGPVAEARASAVGEGPRVPAGEGPGRHWGAVSGGSQSCRHYTEVDARGEGVGALSQVRASWGSLDEEWGASQAGSRTPVPSTVQANTFEFADAEEDDEVKV
- the LGALS2 gene encoding galectin-2 isoform X1, with the translated sequence MCNILGYKLDCKGKFEIVNMDMKMGSSLKIKGKIADGANGFVINLGQGTDKLNLHFNPRFGESTIVCNSRDGNSWGAEQRDNHMCFSPGSEVKLIVTFENNEFKVKLPDGHQLTFPNRLGHSHLSYLGVQNFIVSSFKLE